One segment of Porticoccus hydrocarbonoclasticus MCTG13d DNA contains the following:
- a CDS encoding putative signal transducing protein, which yields MITVATFSFPHEAHIAKLKLDAKGIPAFVADEHTINMQWLYSSAIGGVKLQVPAPFVEQATQALAEDFSDLFDSDEENDRDQLSCPACGGQKLTPFIRGKKPAFVVFLLLGFPLFFYRRGFRCDVCGTFVASP from the coding sequence GTGATTACCGTTGCCACATTTTCCTTTCCCCATGAGGCACACATTGCCAAGTTGAAACTGGATGCCAAGGGAATTCCTGCATTTGTCGCCGATGAGCACACCATCAATATGCAGTGGTTGTATTCTTCTGCCATAGGCGGGGTGAAACTGCAGGTGCCGGCACCATTTGTCGAGCAGGCGACCCAGGCATTGGCGGAAGATTTCTCCGACCTGTTCGACAGCGACGAAGAGAATGACCGGGACCAGCTGAGCTGCCCGGCCTGTGGCGGTCAGAAGCTGACACCATTCATTCGCGGCAAAAAACCGGCCTTTGTGGTGTTTCTGTTGTTGGGGTTCCCGCTGTTTTTTTACCGGCGCGGTTTCAGATGCGATGTCTGCGGAACCTTTGTGGCGTCGCCATGA
- a CDS encoding DUF2784 domain-containing protein yields MSYTLFADLILILHVGFVLFVVGGLLLIVLGNLCHWRWVNRWWFRLAHLGAIAVVVAESWAGWVCPLTTFEQWLRARAGDISYSGSFIEHWLQELLYYDAPNWVFLLIYSLFGLLVLASWWLFPPTPRTGKK; encoded by the coding sequence ATGTCATATACGTTATTTGCCGATCTGATACTGATACTTCACGTGGGGTTTGTTCTGTTTGTAGTGGGAGGGCTGCTGCTGATTGTGCTGGGCAACCTGTGCCACTGGCGATGGGTGAACCGGTGGTGGTTCCGGTTGGCGCATCTCGGTGCGATCGCCGTGGTGGTGGCTGAATCCTGGGCCGGGTGGGTCTGTCCGTTGACGACCTTTGAGCAGTGGTTGCGGGCCAGGGCAGGGGATATCAGTTACAGTGGCAGTTTTATTGAACACTGGTTGCAGGAGTTGCTTTATTACGATGCGCCTAACTGGGTGTTTCTACTGATTTACTCCCTGTTCGGGTTACTGGTGTTGGCCAGTTGGTGGCTTTTCCCTCCGACTCCTCGCACTGGCAAAAAATAG